From the Labrus mixtus chromosome 10, fLabMix1.1, whole genome shotgun sequence genome, the window tgtttgttttggtctgaaaatctgCTTTGTCAGTCGCATAGTAACCCTTTAAACACCTGTTCAATGAGGTGATGTTTATGAACATGTCgctgctgattggttgaaaattcTGACATGCCTActaagtaacaaaaaaaaaaatctgtcaaagACTGTTTCACCTCACATGAACGAAAAAAGATACTCATCctattttattaatatttattttaaaagtgaacGATGAAgatgaatatttgtttttctttctttgactgTTTCAGATGAAGATGGAGACCTGGTGGCGTTTTCCTCTGATGATGAACTGATGATGGGTCTGGCCTGTATGAAGGATGCCACCTTCCGCCTCTTCATCAAaggtaaaatatatatatatatatatatatatacacctcACCTGCCCCTGATATGAACCCACAGACACTATTGTAACCAGCTGATGTAACAGACTGTTATTCTGACTTGTGttcattacctttttttttttttttttttttaactcttctaGAGAAAAAGGAGCACCGGAGGGACTTTCCTCTACATGCCTTTCCTCCTTTCGCCTTTggccatcctcctcctcctcctcctggagcTCATCAGGCCCCACCCCCTCATATGGCCCCGCCTCCAGCCATGCACCCTCACGTCACCTGTGACGGCTGTGAAGGTCCCGTGGTCGGAACTCGCTTCAAGTGTTCCGTCTGTCCAAACTACGACCTATGCTCCGCCTGCCAGGCTCGTGGGACCCACACTGAGCACGCTCTGCTGCCGATCTGGCACCCCATGCAGGTGAGGGGGCATCATGGGAAGGAACCCTCTGACCTTGCCTaccagtgatgtcacagtgttcaCCAGACTTTAAATCCTAGAGGTCATTTATAACTGACTCATTGTATACTTATAATACtacaaacaaaatcaatgtCTGATCTTTTCTCTCAGCAGTGGTTTCCTCGCGGTCGTTGGATGAAGAAGCTGAGACACTGCATGTGGAACCAAAACCTGAACGTGAACCCTCCCCAGAACCAGGACCAgaaccaggaccaggaccagtcctccagcccaccagGATCCTCCAGACCTGCTGCTGAGGGCAACGCAGCCTCTGGTCAGTCTGCATGTGTTTGACACACAGATCATAACAAAAAGAACCTTCAGACTGATGTTTCATGATCTATGACCCTgtttgtgacatcatcagtgacctctgacctctgtccaCAGCATCTCAGGCAAGCGTGGACTTTCTGAAGAACATCGGTGAGGGTGTGGCTGCGATGTTGAGCCCCTTGggtgagtgatgtcactgttaGCAGTTGCTACATGTTCTTCACTGACAAACGTTGGCCAATAAGATGAGACAGAAGACGGCGTCATCGacatgaaatttaaaaatgagTGACAGGAGACGACGTCATCTGTATGTGCAGGTATCGATGTGGATATCGACGTGGAGCACGAAGGCCAGAGGACCAAAGTAACTTCACCCCTCCAGACcggagaggcagagaaagacgCAGAGAAAGACGCCGAGAAAGACGTCGAGATGAGCGATGACCGCAGTGAGGGCGGGGCCAGCAGTGAGGGCGGGGCCAGCTGTGAGGTTGGGACCAGTCAGGAAGGAGTTAGCACTGGGCCTGCAGCCAGTGATGGTTCAAAGGTCAGTTGAATCCAAGAGCTTAgggttttaaattgtttttaataaacaatcTAATAAGTCctatgagcagcagcagtgaccttgctctttctctctgtgcagGTGATCAAAGACTCTGATGAGGAGTGGACTCACCTGAGTTCCCGGGAGGTCGATCCGTCTACCGGAGAGCTCCAGTCCCTGCAGAACCAGGAACAGAACAAGGACCCTGGGACACCGTCAGGTCCAACAGGTCTGAGGGAGGCGGCTCTGTACCCTCACCTGCCTGAAGGTGAGACCACCTCTTCCCCCCTGATGATGTTTTACTGCGACTATGATGATCTGTATTAACCTCTGctgcccccccgccccccccccacacacagaaGCGGACCCCCGTCTGGTTGAGTCTCTTGCTCTCATGCTGTCGATGGGTTTCACCGACGAAGGCGGCTGGCTGACACGTCTCCTTCAGGCCAAAAACTTCGACATCGGCGCTGCACTCGACGCAATCCAGTACGCCAAACAACCCCGCCCACAGCAGCCTTGATGTCATCATGATGTCACTACTGACATTATTACTCAACCTTGATTTCTTTCTCTGTCAGtcagatatttatttaatctgactTCATAATCAATCATTTATCACTGTTGTTAATCAGTTCTCTATAACTAATCATTATGTTTCCTTGATTACtgtttctacttcttctttttgtcaaagtgtttgttctgctgaaccataaaaacatcaacaaactgaaatgtgatCTCTTCAATATATCTGTTcatgtaaaaacagaacaataaacaGCTCAATAATTATCATCAGTTACTGTTTCAACTTTGTATCTTGaggttttatttaatttttataaATAGACACTGAAATACTAAAGTTTTGATATAAAGCAAAAAtggtgaaataaaaaagcagaaacagctCATCgttgaataaataaacaccTGACCTAATAGATGGTTCAGATGCTGGAATGTTTTGATCAGAAGTTTGAACTCGACAGCGAGTCGTCAAAGATGAACTCCTCTCCACTTTCGAACATCGAGGAAACTGGAAGCAGGGGGCGGACCCTGGGACGGGCCACGGTAGGAATGACATCAGTACCTAATGAGAACGCAGTTCCGCCTTCTGACCGACTCCTCCCACTGCCTGAagtctcctccccctccttcacCTCCCGATCAGATCTGAGGAAACAAGCCCATCTGGAGCCTGGACCAGAACCTGAACTGGGAGGAGTTAACCTCCGCTTACTGGGAGGACTGGACTGGTTCGGACTGGTCTGGTTCTGACTGGGTTGGGTTGCTTTGTAGGTTCTAGTCATGCTGGGTGGATCCTGCTGCAAAAAGAGGATGTCAGGTGGTTAActggtttgtaaaaaaaatgggggTAGCAACCAGCAGCGGTGAGGGAGATTTAAAGGCACAGTCTAACTTTTAACTCCGCCCCCTAAAGGTGGAGTCATCTGTCtggtccatttaccattttaacgGTTAGCCTTGCTTAGCATAAAACTAGTATCAGTATACTGCACTAAGTTTCTGTCAGCTGAAATGAAtccatttgttgtaaatgttggTGATATCATCATGTTACCTGTTCAGTTGTGCTAGTGTGAGTCcatcctcctcttttcctcttcctgtcagAACAAATGACAGAATAAATCATTCATTAATCTTTGTAGCTGTGATGCTGAACTAAAACCAGCAGCTGCGTTTATCAGCAAATCAGGAGGCCTATGGTGAGCCAAGCCCACCTGGCCAGTAAAGGCACACAGTTTGTACAGCCATAGAAAGCAGTTTGCcctacagagagacacaggggTGTTAATGTGAGCGAGTGCAGATTAttactatatttttttttttactattgttaatattaaaatatgtattgTTGATATAAACATGAGAACTTAAAACATCATGTCCGAGTTTCTGACTCCACAGCTTAGTTACACTGCTCACTTGtaaactcctgaacatttctagagaatttggggggtggtggtggtggtggtggtggtggtggtgtaatgcagcagtttaatagagaacaaaccatatgatctatttttgtaggccaacccagAAGTAGCATCGCCTGTGACCGAACTCACACTCATGGTATGATCATATCGTGGTCTAAACCAATAAGAGACAGAGCTCGGGCGGGTCtttgcctctgattggctgtggtcCTGTTCACTGCtctaagttgtgtgtgtttaaaaattaCGAGCGACCCGAGCGCCACAGTAACCTAACTGAAAcggaaaaagaaaattaaaggcAACGCAATGAAAAATGTGGGTGCACCTAAATTTTGTGCTGGTGCACCTAAAAAAAGTTACGCGCACTAGTGCAACCAATGCAAAAAGTTAGTCTGGAGCCCTGAACCCCCCTCACACTTGCTCGAAGTGAATGCTCCTGGTTATTTCCTATGTTCTCACATCAACTCACTCAGAATTCCTGCAGAAGAAATACTAGAGGGCTGGCAGGAGGAATTAcagataaaatgaaaaaatgggGCTGTTTGCTTTGACACATGCAATATCAGgactttttcaggagttttgggCAAGTGTGAAAGCAATTTTAGTTTCTCTCCTACTGTGTGATATAACTCCTCTGTGTGATGATCTGTCAGGTCAGAACTCTCACATGTCATTTTATTCAATCTTAGAATTTTGTCTttgatcagaaataaaaaaattccTCTAAAACCTTTTTATTGAAACAAGTATCATGAATGTTGGTTTAAATTGTTAGTACCTTTAGACCTGTGAAGGAGTCTCTACAGGTCTGTCTACAGGTGTGCTTTATCAAACATTCCTTACTGACAGGTAAGTGGGCGTGGCCTCTAACTACATAAGTACTCTCGTCATACCCGTCAGTCATACGGTTGGCATGGAGCTGCTTCCTGTCCAACAAAaacttctcctcatcctcctcctcaggctCCGCCTCCTCAGGTGCATCCAGGTATTTGATCCAGCGGCTCACCTGAGCCTGACTCCCCTGAGCCTGACTCCCCTGAgcctgactcacctgtagagATGGAGTGAAACAGAGCTCAGAGCATTGACAATCTGTGATTCaaatattgatttaatgaaTGGTGTTTAATTGTGTCACAGGTAAACTCACTCGTCACTGATCTGTTTCCATCTGCTTATTTGTAACGTTCACACATCACAATTTAACGGATGTCAAACGTAATTTGAATTCAGAGAAGTAAAGTGAAATCTGATCTCAGGTGATCGAGTGTTCACATTTTAAGACACTTGTACTCAGAGCTGTCCACCTGTGATCTGATCACCTGTGAGTGGTGTGAATAACAGGTCTGGAGAATTCCCTTTTGTTCTTTTCTAACACTAACCAGAGGAGCAGCTCAGTAGGGCGACTCTGACCGTGTTACTATAGTGACGCTCATTttgcattattattttgttcAGTAGGGAGAGCGTCACTGCTTGATTATTTTGTCGTCTCTGATGATGCTGACAATGCGGTGTCCAAGGGTGaaaatagtttgtttatttctggTTTTTCAGCCGGGATGCAAATTTTTTctttcgtgttttttttttgtactgggCTTAATATCAAACCtcttcttgacttttttttttttttacgtgtctacactcctgcactttaacatatATATCTTTGATTGCACAGCCATGaatttgcacagctctggagaaCCCCCTATATCGTTATTACATATTTCATCACTGTTTTTGAAAActtacatctcttacctccagcaagtatcTTTACATTCATTTGAcgagcctgaataaatgttgtatttcatttttttttgtataaatctcttcttattcttatgttttttatattctaagtgcttatttatgtatctattcttatattgttttatttgctttgataacctgctgctgtaacaccacaatttcccagtttgggatcaattaAGTAATTCTATACTATtctattttaaagtgttttctttcctgACCGACAGAATATACAGCATTTGTCccatttgtttttactgttttttattcaacctcGTCCTACTCCCTTTTCAGTTGCTATGAAGCTCCTTTTCTCTGCTCTCGTCTACTgaacaaaataataatgcaaAGTCAGACTCACTACATTATTGAAAACAATTAGGCAACTTGTCTGCTTTGAACTACATGGACGTTGAGATTGAGTAATGCTTGCTGTGACACTCCTAATGCTTTCTATGGCTAGATTCTGTGTGTAAGCATGGTCAGATCTTTGCttatgtttacaaacatttctaagcCAATAAATTCCACTCTTTGCGTGGGAACACTCGTCTTACCCACGatcattaaacaaacatctgtgtgtacgcactgttgataaatgaggaCCCTGCAGAAAggctggtgtgtgtatgtgtgtgtgtgtgtcattgttgttTATGAATCAGGGCTTTATGAGTTAAGTTATGAAAAGTGTTTGCGAGCAAGtgtgttatcattattattccAGATATCTGTCAGTGTTAATATTTCTGGTGTGTGGTCACCTGCTGCTCTTCctcaggctcctcctcctcctcctcctcctcctcagcctgcTCCCTGTTAACAGACATCAGATATCAGTAAACAGGATGATCGACAGGTGAGCACACATGATGACTGGTGAGGGGTGAAGGAGTGAATTGTTGGGTCAGGATGGTTACCATAGCGACCGGGTGTTGTGTTCCTGCTCCTCTATCACAGCTCCTCTCATGGCGTTCAGTTTCTGAACATGGCGTCTGCAGTCGG encodes:
- the sqstm1 gene encoding sequestosome-1 isoform X2, which codes for MAVTVKAYLLGKDEAVKEVRRFTVDQGVSSSFDYLSSKTADVFTCLKNNGFNMYYRDEDGDLVAFSSDDELMMGLACMKDATFRLFIKEKKEHRRDFPLHAFPPFAFGHPPPPPPGAHQAPPPHMAPPPAMHPHVTCDGCEGPVVGTRFKCSVCPNYDLCSACQARGTHTEHALLPIWHPMQWFPRGRWMKKLRHCMWNQNLNVNPPQNQDQNQDQDQSSSPPGSSRPAAEGNAASASQASVDFLKNIGEGVAAMLSPLGIDVDIDVEHEGQRTKVTSPLQTGEAEKDAEKDAEKDVEMSDDRSEGGASSEGGASCEVGTSQEGVSTGPAASDGSKVIKDSDEEWTHLSSREVDPSTGELQSLQNQEQNKDPGTPSGPTGLREAALYPHLPEEADPRLVESLALMLSMGFTDEGGWLTRLLQAKNFDIGAALDAIQYAKQPRPQQP
- the sqstm1 gene encoding sequestosome-1 isoform X1, which codes for MAVTVKAYLLGKDEAVKEVRRFTVDQGVSSSFDYLSSKTADVFTCLKNNGFNMYYRDEDGDLVAFSSDDELMMGLACMKDATFRLFIKEKKEHRRDFPLHAFPPFAFGHPPPPPPGAHQAPPPHMAPPPAMHPHVTCDGCEGPVVGTRFKCSVCPNYDLCSACQARGTHTEHALLPIWHPMQQWFPRGRWMKKLRHCMWNQNLNVNPPQNQDQNQDQDQSSSPPGSSRPAAEGNAASASQASVDFLKNIGEGVAAMLSPLGIDVDIDVEHEGQRTKVTSPLQTGEAEKDAEKDAEKDVEMSDDRSEGGASSEGGASCEVGTSQEGVSTGPAASDGSKVIKDSDEEWTHLSSREVDPSTGELQSLQNQEQNKDPGTPSGPTGLREAALYPHLPEEADPRLVESLALMLSMGFTDEGGWLTRLLQAKNFDIGAALDAIQYAKQPRPQQP
- the mrnip gene encoding MRN complex-interacting protein isoform X2, encoding MGQEFHVVRCFSCQSFQVQQVKKVNKWSCKLCGKKQTLLKEFGRGSGADCRRHVQKLNAMRGAVIEEQEHNTRSLWEQAEEEEEEEEEPEEEQQVSQAQGSQAQGSQAQVSRWIKYLDAPEEAEPEEEDEEKFLLDRKQLHANRMTDGKRKRGGWTHTSTTEQDPPSMTRTYKATQPSQNQTSPNQSSPPSKRRLTPPSSGSGPGSRWACFLRSDREVKEGEETSGSGRSRSEGGTAFSLGTDVIPTVARPRVRPLLPVSSMFESGEEFIFDDSLSSSNF
- the mrnip gene encoding MRN complex-interacting protein isoform X3, with translation MGQEFHVVRCFSCQSFQVQQVKKVNKWSCKLCGKKQTLLKEFGRGSGADCRRHVQKLNAMRGAVIEEQEHNTRSLWEQAEEEEEEEEEPEEEQQGSQAQGSQAQVSRWIKYLDAPEEAEPEEEDEEKFLLDRKQLHANRMTDGKRKRGGWTHTSTTEQQDPPSMTRTYKATQPSQNQTSPNQSSPPSKRRLTPPSSGSGPGSRWACFLRSDREVKEGEETSGSGRSRSEGGTAFSLGTDVIPTVARPRVRPLLPVSSMFESGEEFIFDDSLSSSNF
- the mrnip gene encoding MRN complex-interacting protein isoform X1, with the protein product MGQEFHVVRCFSCQSFQVQQVKKVNKWSCKLCGKKQTLLKEFGRGSGADCRRHVQKLNAMRGAVIEEQEHNTRSLWEQAEEEEEEEEEPEEEQQVSQAQGSQAQGSQAQVSRWIKYLDAPEEAEPEEEDEEKFLLDRKQLHANRMTDGKRKRGGWTHTSTTEQQDPPSMTRTYKATQPSQNQTSPNQSSPPSKRRLTPPSSGSGPGSRWACFLRSDREVKEGEETSGSGRSRSEGGTAFSLGTDVIPTVARPRVRPLLPVSSMFESGEEFIFDDSLSSSNF